TGAGTTTCTGTATCATGTGTATCCTTGTAAGATCATTTGTAAATCTGAATTTATGGCCAAAATGATGTCGATAAATAGTTTAGCTCTAAGCATGCATCATGGAGTAAACAGTTATCGTGCAGTTTACCTGATTATTTGGTCACTGTACGATACACATTTTCTTTAGATCTGCTTCTTCACTATATTTTCAGGTCATCGtcacttttttttataaatgttcTTTAACTGATATTTTTGGGTTCCTTTGTATATTCATATTGATATTGTGATCATTCCTGTTTGATTGATGAAGAATAATTGTAGAACTTATACTTCTTTGTATGCTAATTGTTAGTTTGATTGAATAACAATTTATCGTATCTTTTGTTTGAATTACCCAGGACTCACAGCCAAAGACAAGTGGTGGAGGTGAATCTTTTGATGGTATTTATATAGAAATATGTGGGATACTTATGTTGTTTAGTAGTATTTCATTGCAAATCCAGTGACCTATTTATGTACCAGTTGATATATTGAAGTGACAATAATGCACATGGTTTTCACAATGGTGTAGATCAAGCACCATCTCAAGCAATGATGAGTCACACTAGGGCTGTCATGCCTATGCCAGCAGCTTCTGCACCTGGAGGAGTTGTTGGTCCTGCTACAAATTTAAATATAGGGATGGAGTACTGGGCTGCCTCAAGCTTATCACATATTCCATCAATACATGGCAAGATGCCTACCACAGCAGTTGGAGGAGCTGTAGCCCCTTCTGCTCCATCCAAGCATTGGTTGCAGGTTTTTCCTCGTTTCCTTCCATTTAAATGCTGAATTCTATTCTTTTGGGATAAAATTGTTTTAATGATGAATTGATGATTATAAGAAAAAAGAGTTCCTTGCTTTAAATAGTACAGATTGAAGAGACTATAAGCAAATACTAAAAACAACTAACATTTTTCAGATACTATGAACAAAAAGATTTACGAGCTATTTATGATTGAAAAGTTGCATGAGTATTGGTTTTATGTTTTGCTTTGACAATTTGGAATTTTTCAGGATGAAAGAGAACGAAAAAGACAGAGAAGAAAGCAATCAAACAGAGAAGCAGCACGTAGATCTCGAATGCGAAAGCAGGTGAAGATATCACTTACTACTGGCTTCCTTTCTTTGTCTTTTTTTAGTATTTAAATTGATTCCTTTCAACATTGTGATAATATAATTCTTTGATTTATGATATCCAGGCTGAGTTTGAAGAGCTGGCTAATCGTGCTGAGACTTTGAACGAGGAGAATACTTCTTTAAGAACAGAGTTAAACAGGATAAAGTCAGAATATGAACATCTTCTTTCCGAGAACAACTCGCTTAAGGTAATGATTCCTCTATTAGCTTGGAATCGTAAACTTTATCTAGCAATATCTTGCCAGTGTTCAGTCTGGCTGCAATTTTGCAGGAGAAACTTGGTGAAGTACAAAAGGAGACACAAGAACCAGGTTTTGAAAGAAATGACCAACCTTTGGGGAAAGAGAATCCAAAATGAAACTTGGATTCTGATCACAAGCAAGGAAACAATTTCCATGCAGATAACATCTAAGCTACTCCTAAATGAGATTAGAGATTAATCCTAACCATATCACGAGCATTATCAAATCCAGATCATATATGCAGATTACAATTTGTTGCAGTTGAGTGGTGTTATGTAGAATGTTGATATTAATTTCTACTGGCTGGCTGTTATTATGATAACTGTCCTGACTTATCATTTAACTGTATGAGTAAGCAGGACATATATTGTTCATTGTTCTATCTCAGTTTCACTTAGAACTGTTCATAGTGGACGATGACTTCATGATTACTCtacttatctatatatatatatatatatgtatatatgtatatatacatatatatgtatatacatatatacatatatacatatatacatacacatatatgtatatatatatgtatatacatatacacacatatatatatatatgtatatatatatatacacacatatatatatatatatgtgtatatatatacatatgtgtgtatatgtatatatgtatatacacatatatacacatatgtgtatgtatatatgtgtatatatatatatacatatgtgtgtgtatatatatatatatatatatatacatatttgtgtgtatacacacacacacacacacacatatatatatatatatatatatatatatatatgtgtgtgtgtgtgtgtgtgtgtgtgtgtgtgtgtacacatatatgtacatgtgtttatatatatatatgtatatacacatatatacacatatgtgtatatatatgtgtgtatatatatatatatatatatatatatatataactttcagTGCACTAATATCAACTGTTCATAGTAGTATTAGATGATGTCAGACGCTACCTCAGGAAATGAAGAAATCAGTCTTGTTCTGATAAAATTAATTCTAGTATATGATTCTGTTTTTTTTGAAACTCTGAACTAGGAGATAAACAAATGTTGAagtatttttttcattatttctTTTAACAATCTTCTGAACCTTATTCTTGAATTAAATTTTTATGCCTTTCATGACATTAAGATCCTCAATTTTTCTGTGGACCCATGATATCGAATTTGACTAATTATTGGTGGTTAATCCAGTAGATAAAACAACTTCCACTTTATTATTCTGGAGGATTCTGAATTAGCTGCAATGTTATTTGTACAGACTGATACTTGTAGCTGCCCATCTTTGTTATCATGGATGTAGTTGAGACAAGCATTATGAACATCAAGCTAGGATCACCAGTCACCCGTTCGAGAGAAAAATTGCTGATTCCTGAATAATTATAGTGATAAATATTGCACTTTTCTGGTACAAGTGCCATGTATCAGTTGGTGAGATGTGATTCTTTTTCTTTGTATATTCTGTCTGCAAAATGCGTTCTTGTTTTGCTTATGCTTATTTGTTCTATATCCATTGGTTAAGAACTTAATGTGAGGTAGTTCAGTTGCATCTATTTTCACAAAATTCTGGTGAAGATGGCAGCATGTCAAGATAAGTGAAGATCTTGGGGCATGTTAAACTAGTAATATATGGGGATTTTGTCCTTTGGGACTTGTAGCAAATGCCCTTTATTCAGACATCACTGAGCATCTTGTTTGTACTTCCTTTGAAACTAACTTTGCAGCAAAGAGTTAGAGTAACAAgagattttcttttatcaaaATATTGGGAAAACAGAAGTTTGTTGATGACTCTGAAGGAATGCTCTAAACTGGAATTCTCAACTTTTCATCACTGGAGGTCAGGTAATACATTGGCAGTATAAAATCTGCTAAAGTTTGTCGATAAAAACTCAGTTGTTTTAGGATCATACAGCAAACATTACTGGGTTGGACTAATGGTAAAATCGGCAGGTGGAGGTTGTGAAAAGAGAGCCAAAGTAGGAAAGTTGCACCGGAGATGTAAGTGAGCAGCTGTGCATGGTCTTGAGAATGACATCAACCCATGTTGCCTGAAAGTTAAGCCAGTAGTGCTGATGAATGGACTACACATTGAGCATTGTTGGAGAAAAGAATCATTTTTACTTTTGTTGAATTTTATGATTCTGTTGGTACATAGGAGGAACAAGCATTTTGATGGAAATGCTTAGGTCATGGAACAGTGATGGTGAAATTGTGTTGTTATCCGGGAAGTCGTTTAGCCTTATTCTCAGGTATGGTGAACACCCACAAACATCCTGTGTGGTATGTTGCCTGCTGTAATGTGTTGCTGCATAGTTTGTGGTCCTTTACAAGGTAAATagttgctgatttttttttttaatgtctacttttaattttattatgaaacTAGGGATGTTTACTGCCACATGTCTACACCAATCTCAATCAACAGTAAAAAGAGATCCTGGAATCTGCATTTCAATTTATGGAGTGTACATGTCAAAATTGTTCATTATGTGTGACCTATATATTCTAACATCTCTTTGCTATTTTGTCAGTGACTCAGGTGATCCCACAAAGTTTAGATTGGTTTTGTCCGCTGACGCCTGAGCATTCCAAGGAGAAGTTCATACATTGCTTCACCAAGGAAAACAAGAAGTAAATTTCAGACATGATAAaaataaactcttttttttttttttaacgtgaAAATGTGAAATTATTGAAGCTTTTGAATAAAGCAAAATAAATACTATGatggttcatgttatttttttatAGATCTCACGTCTGATTTTGTATGGATCCTCAAATAACACTGACACAAGCTTATAGTTAAGTTCAAAGATTTACTTTACTCGATAGCTTTTTCTATGTTgataatcctgatcaagtagtgACGAATGGCAGACATGTTGTGGAGATTCGTTCCTGATGATCCTCTTAACATGTAAATGTTGGACAGGTGAATAAGGGGAGGCATAATATAATATTTGAAGATGGGGATGGGTATTTGAAGATGGGGATGTGTACGCCACTCGCGTTGTGAAATGACGAATGTACCCTCTCCCTTCGACCCAGCCTCGGCACCGATGATGGCATTCCTGTTATTTTCTGTCTCTCTCAGGGACAGTTGCTCATGCCGGCATGGAGTCTAACAGGATGCGCGAGAGGCCGTGTCGTCCTCAAAAGGCTACCACCGCCGCGTTCGATCGCTCCCCCCGCCCCCCCCTTCGGCTGCTTCGTTGCCAAGACAGAGTGCATTAGGAGGGCAAAAAggaggacgagagagagagagagagattggaatCATTGCTCAGTCTGGTTCTTGTAGATCGGTACACGATGTCTCGCGATCCCAATCCGTTCGACGAAATGGACGTGAACCCGTTCGCGGTAATCCAATCacgccccccccctctctcttaacTACGCTGTTGCTTTTTCTCCGGATTTTTTCTCGTTTTCTAGGGTTTTGCgagtcatttttttttttggtcagatTCGACAACTTTTGTTGTCACCCAATGATCTGTACCTCAAAAGGGCAGTATCATACTTTGGTCTCGATTTGCTCTGGAGATTGTGTCGGGGAAACTCTCAAGAAAAACTTTAGTTGATAATTTAGATCTTCGTGGGTTCGCTCTCGTTTTTGAAGATGAATTGGTTTTCTTACTTAGCTTGCTTGTTGCTAGCTGATTTATGGTGGAATGTGAGAAATCATTTTGTATAATCCTCCTATTTGGTAGATGCGCTGTGTGAATCTTTTATTTTGAGGCTAATGACATGCTTTCCTTTCCAGACTTCAGCTGCTTCTGGATCTAATTCTCGCCTTCCTACACTGGCATCAAAAGCCTTTGGATTTGGTAACAAGAATGACGCGACAGTGGACATACCATTGGACACAGTAAATGTGAATTAACACGTCATATGGTACCATTAACTTTTAGGTTACTGATGTTGTGCCAAGATAACATGTTTGTGTGGGTCGGTGTAGGATGcaaagaaaagggagaaggaaCTCGCCACATGGGAAGAGAACCTGAAAAGGAGGGAAATGGTTGTGATAACTCAATAGAATCAACCTTTTAACCTTGTTGTTATcgttttttatttcaattttttcCATGATCATTACACGTCTGAAGTATTTCACTAATATTTATTGTCACATATGTGTTCACGCTTCCAAGCTTCTTTGTCTATTGGATCTACCTCACATCTTAGGTATATTTGAATTGCTATTACAGGACATTAAACGAAGGGAGGATGCATTGACAAGAGGTACGTGGATAACCACCATAAATGATTGGTAGGTCTGTTGTACATCAATAAGAATTCTTTGATGGCAATTTTTGGCTATAATTTCCCTTATTTCAGCTGGTGTCACTATTGAGGAAAAGAACTGGCCACCGTTTTTTCCTATCATTCATCATGATATAGCCAAGGAAATTCCAGTGCATGCTCAGAGGTTGCAATACTTGGCATTTGCTAGTTGGTTAGGTATCTAGCTACTTTGATTACATCCTTATTTGCTAATTGACGTGACTTGTATAATAAGGAACTTAATTTGACTTACGAAGATGTTTTTGCCTTAAACGTGGCATTAGTTGTTTGTAGTGGTATATAAGCTGGATTTTACATGATAATTCACTGGAAGCAATGATATCTTCTTTCAGGTGTTTGATTGTGTTTTTTGCTGTATCATATGTGCTATATCTCTCTAGAGCACCCTTCTGATAATGTGTGATCAGTTTGAGTCGGGATAGCCAATTCATGGACTATACTGAGATGAACTTATTATTCATTCCTTAATGTTCTCATCTAGCATTCTATGTCAATACCTGCTTGACTTGACTATTATTTCTATCTGGAAGGTTTTCACACAGTTATTTAAAGTAGTCAACTCTGTCACGATGGCATCTGATCcttgagatcataaaattttgagaCTTTATGTTGGCAATTAGAATGTCTGGTATAATAAATATTCAATCATGAAAAGTTTCTGCTGGCATTTTTCATGGCAGGAATTCTCCTCTGTCTTTCATGGAATGTTATTGCTGTGATTGTTTGCTGGATTAAAGGGGGAGGTAAAAATTCTTTATATAAGCAATTTGTCTGCAGTTTTCTATCATTTATTTAGTCTTGTTTCTTGCACAGTATTTCTCCTTTGCCCTTTCTGAAATATTGTAATGTAATGGTTTGACTTCTTAATCCACAGGTGTGAAGATCTTTTTCCTTGCAATTATCTATGCTTTGCTTGGATGTCCTCTTTCATATGTGCTTTGGTACAGACCTTTGTACCGTGCAATGAGGTAGGCTGCCAATGATCAGCATAATTTCTATAGCATGCCAATTGTAGTTGATTGTATTATTTTAGCATATTGGTTTCTATCTAGTGCTTTTCAAGCTACTTTTGTTATAGTAGCTGCTGATTACAATATTATTGGGCTGGAGGGACAGAATTCATTTGGCATCAGGCATAAATAACCTTGTTCAACATATGCTTATTCCAAATATCTGACCATGCAGACTAAGAGCCAGTGATTAGGTCCCATGGAACATTTTAATTAGAAAGTTTCAGTTCACAAGAGAACATTAACCTTACTAAGTTTCCAATAACATGCTTTTATCCAAGTTTTCAATATTTAATTTCTTATTCTATGACTCTTGCGTAGCACTGCTGGGAGTTGTGCTTATGTAGCTGCATAATTTGTCAGTGCTTCTTCCCTGTTTCTCAGTTATTTCTTTTGTCAAGCAGGACTGATAGTGCACTTAAGTTTGGGTGGTTTTTCCTATTCTACCTGGTAATTCTGATGACCAGTCTCCTTATGTATGTTTTCCTCTTTTAGCCTTTGTTAGCTTCTTATCTATGTTATTGATA
The DNA window shown above is from Musa acuminata AAA Group cultivar baxijiao chromosome BXJ2-4, Cavendish_Baxijiao_AAA, whole genome shotgun sequence and carries:
- the LOC135610087 gene encoding secretory carrier-associated membrane protein 4-like isoform X3, whose translation is MSRDPNPFDEMDVNPFATSAASGSNSRLPTLASKAFGFGNKNDATVDIPLDTVNDAKKREKELATWEENLKRREMDIKRREDALTRAGVTIEEKNWPPFFPIIHHDIAKEIPVHAQRLQYLAFASWLGILLCLSWNVIAVIVCWIKGGGVKIFFLAIIYALLGCPLSYVLWYRPLYRAMRTDSALKFGWFFLFYLIHVGFCILAAIAPPIVFHGKSLTGILAAIDTFSDHALVGRVYMYFRGHE
- the LOC135610087 gene encoding secretory carrier-associated membrane protein 4-like isoform X2; its protein translation is MSRDPNPFDEMDVNPFATSAASGSNSRLPTLASKAFGFGNKNDATVDIPLDTDAKKREKELATWEENLKRREMDIKRREDALTRAGVTIEEKNWPPFFPIIHHDIAKEIPVHAQRLQYLAFASWLGILLCLSWNVIAVIVCWIKGGGVKIFFLAIIYALLGCPLSYVLWYRPLYRAMRTDSALKFGWFFLFYLIHVGFCILAAIAPPIVFHGKSLTGILAAIDTFSDHALVGIFYLVGFGLFCLETLISLWVLQRVYMYFRGHE
- the LOC135610087 gene encoding secretory carrier-associated membrane protein 4-like isoform X1: MSRDPNPFDEMDVNPFATSAASGSNSRLPTLASKAFGFGNKNDATVDIPLDTVNDAKKREKELATWEENLKRREMDIKRREDALTRAGVTIEEKNWPPFFPIIHHDIAKEIPVHAQRLQYLAFASWLGILLCLSWNVIAVIVCWIKGGGVKIFFLAIIYALLGCPLSYVLWYRPLYRAMRTDSALKFGWFFLFYLIHVGFCILAAIAPPIVFHGKSLTGILAAIDTFSDHALVGIFYLVGFGLFCLETLISLWVLQRVYMYFRGHE